In Segatella copri, the DNA window TCACCGACGGTCAGATCTTCCTTGAGACCGACCTCTTCAACCAGGGCTTCCGTCCAGCTATCAACGTAGGTATCTCCGTATCTCGTGTAGGTGGTTCTGCCCAGATCAAGAGTATGAAGAAGGTAGCTGGTACACTGAAGATTGATATGGCTCAGTATCGTGAGCTGGAGGCTTTCTCAAAGTTCTCTAGCGATATGGATGCCGTAACAGCGATGACTCTGGACCGTGGCCGTAAGAACGACCAGTTGCTGGTTCAGCCTCAGTACCGCCCAATGCCGGTAGGCGAGCAGGTAGCTATTCTCTACTGTGGTGTTCACGGATTGATGCACGACGTGCCAATGAATAAGGTTCGCGACTGTCAGGATCTGTTCCTCGATGCAATGCGCAGCCAGCACGCTGATGTGATTGAGACTTTGGGCGATGGTAAACTCACCGACGATGCCATTAAGGCAGTCGAGGAGACCATGGCTAATGTTGCAGGACAATATAAAGCGTAATAGCCTATGCCGTCATTAAAAGAGATTAAAACTCGCATAGCCAGCGTTAACAGTACCCGTAAGATTACGAGTGCGATGAAGATGGTGGCTTCCAGTAAGTTGCATCATGCTCAGGTAGCTATCCAAAATATGCTGCCTTATGGAAATATGCTGGAACATATCCTCAAGAGTTTCCTGGTAAGTACTCCGAATGTCGACCATCCGTTGCAGTTGGAGCACAAGGAAATCAAGCGTGTAGCTCTTGTGGTATACAGTTCTAACAGCAGCTTGTGTGGTGGATTCAATTCCAACGTTATCAAGATGATGATGCATGCGGTGGACGAGTATAAGGCTCAAGGCATTGACGACATCACGGTATATCCTATCGGACGAAAAGTGGCAGAGAAGGCACAGAAACTGGGTTTGAAGATTGGCGGTAACTTTAATGATCTTGCCGATCATCCTCATGCCAGCGCCTGTGCAGATATCGCCCATTCACTTGCCAAGCAGTATGCTGCTGGTGAGCTCGATAAGGTGGAGATGATTTATCATCACTTTAAGAGTGCCGGTTCACAGATTCTGACCCGCAAGACTTTCTTGCCTATTGACCTCAGCACTGAGTCGATAGGAGTGG includes these proteins:
- a CDS encoding F0F1 ATP synthase subunit gamma, which codes for MPSLKEIKTRIASVNSTRKITSAMKMVASSKLHHAQVAIQNMLPYGNMLEHILKSFLVSTPNVDHPLQLEHKEIKRVALVVYSSNSSLCGGFNSNVIKMMMHAVDEYKAQGIDDITVYPIGRKVAEKAQKLGLKIGGNFNDLADHPHASACADIAHSLAKQYAAGELDKVEMIYHHFKSAGSQILTRKTFLPIDLSTESIGVDNDRDLTSNVATAKAQEYLRQKQAEADGRQSSEAKPLNDDFIVEPDLETVLEVLIPKQLRLMIYTALLDSQASEHAARMVAMQTATDNADELLRELNLQYNKSRQQAITNELLDIVGGSVNN